The sequence below is a genomic window from Silene latifolia isolate original U9 population chromosome 7, ASM4854445v1, whole genome shotgun sequence.
TTTCAGAAGGGCTCAAGACACAATTGAAATCCCCACAAAGAATCCAAGGGATATGAATTCCACTTGAGAGCAAATTCAAATCATGCCAAAGAGACTTTCTTCCAGCAGTGTCATTAAAGGCATAGATCATAGAGCAGTAGAAATGGAATTTTGTACTAATCTCAGTAACCTCCATATGAATGAGCTGAGCACTATAATGGACAAAGTGAACATGAAAAATGCTAGGATTCCAGAGCACCCAGACTCTTCCTCCAATGTGACAAGAAGTGTTAGTAGAAACAGACCAACCATCACAAACATTCGTTCTAACTGCATTTAGAGACAaaggttttacctttgtctcaaggagccCAAATAAACCTACCTGATGAGAATGTAGAAACCATTTAACTTGTTTTTGTTTAGATGGGTTATTCAGGCCCCTAATATTCCAGAATCCAAGATTATGCATTACTCCCATGAGGGAGTAACACACTACCAATTGTACCAATCCCCACCTTATTAGTAGTTCCAGTCAAAGCAGTGCCAATCCCAGGTTTTGGAGTTGCATTATTTAAGGCATCCTGAAAAGTATACTGACTGAGATGGGTATTGGTTTTCCCTGCTCTAATAATTTCCTGCCTGCTCATAGTGATAGGTGGTTTTGCAGGAGTTTGGACTTGACTGTAAGTACCACCCTTAGACCAAGTAACCTGTAACCTATGCTGGACTTCCTCAGGGGTCCTAGTCCCAGCAGGAGTCACGGGCACAGTGACCACAGGAGATACAGGCTTAGCTGGTTGTGGAGTGGGCACAATGATAGTAGATGGGTTAACAGTCACAAAAGGAGCCGTGGTCTTTTTTGGGATCCACTGTTGTTGGACAGGTTTCACAGTTGCTTTTGGTTTAGGTTTCCTGCACTTCTCACTTTCATGACCTATACCCCCACACACAGAGCATGAAATTGGTTGCCATTCACACTCAACCACAATCTTAACAATGTTACCATCTTCATCAAGAAATTTAACAAAAGTAGGTAACTTTTGACCAAATGGGACTTCAAGTAACACACGGGCAAAGCCAAGATGAGTTTTTTCCATAGTAGAGACATCACTGCGTATGTACTTACCCAGTAGTCCTGCAATTTTTGGGAGACACTTACCCCAGAATTTCAAAGGTAAGTTCATCAATTTGAACCATACAGGAACTGCTTTAACATCATCCTTTGTTAATTCAACATTCTCAGTCCAATTTCTCACAATAAGGGGCTTATTATCAAACAAAAATGACCTTGCCTGAGAACAGCATCCTTACTCTGTAGAGACTGAAAACGAACCAGGAAAATACCACTGGGTAGGAAAGATACCTTATCAATTGGATAGTTCATCCAGATACGCCTGATAAACCCTTCAATAACATCCAAAGGGGGATTCGCACCTAGGATGAAGCAGTAAACAGAGGGCTTCCAGAAATTGAGCTCTTCCTGAATATCCTCCCTGGTAACCTGCATCAAATCCTTAGGCTCCTCCTCTATAGTCGGTAAAGTTGCTTTCTTTCTTTTACCCTGAACCAACCATTCTTCACCACTCTCATTAATTTCAACAGATTCAAGGTCAAAAGGAGCCAGACCAGTAATTTCGTTAACATTCTTCGTTTTAGTAACAGTAGATTCAGAAGGACCAGTTTTCTTTTGATTATTTGTAACGGGAGATGA
It includes:
- the LOC141590276 gene encoding uncharacterized protein LOC141590276 is translated as MSKTSSPVTNNQKKTGPSESTVTKTKNVNEITGLAPFDLESVEINESGEEWLVQGKRKKATLPTIEEEPKDLMQVTREDIQEELNFWKPSVYCFILGANPPLDVIEGFIRRIWMNYPIDKARSFLFDNKPLIVRNWTENVELTKDDVKAVPVWFKLMNLPLKFWGKCLPKIAGLLGKYIRSDVSTMEKTHLGFARVLLEVPFGQKLPTFVKFLDEDGNIVKIVVECEWQPISCSVCGGIGHESEKCRKPKPKATVKPVQQQWIPKKTTAPFVTVNPSTIIVPTPQPAKPVSPVVTVPVTPAGTRTPEEVQHRLQVTWSKGGTYSQVQTPAKPPITMSRQEIIRAGKTNTHLSQYTFQDALNNATPKPGIGTALTGTTNKVGLFGLLETKVKPLSLNAVRTNVCDGWSVSTNTSCHIGGRVWVLWNPSIFHVHFVHYSAQLIHMEVTEISTKFHFYCSMIYAFNDTAGRKSLWHDLNLLSSGIHIPWILCGDFNCVLSPSERLGGQTSEEEMEDFQACIDHCHLVDSPAVGSFYTWNNKQDPQTRVYSRLDRVFVNSEWLQLRPHSHAHFYNEGLFDHTPCII